From a single Isoalcanivorax indicus genomic region:
- a CDS encoding GspH/FimT family pseudopilin, whose translation MRKIAGFTLIELMITLVLLSIVMAIGIPSLGQMIRNNQMTTQSNNVLGALQLARSEALRRGQPVVACGSSDGLACDGQWGQGWIVYANPGATNTGPGGANEVIRVEYGSADINAAGGLVRFTGQGERHNNSAEQITLSRAACGPEQRRMIFVRAGGRVYVESRPC comes from the coding sequence ATGAGAAAAATAGCTGGTTTTACCCTGATTGAGCTCATGATTACGCTGGTTTTGCTGTCCATCGTGATGGCCATCGGCATACCGAGCCTTGGGCAGATGATAAGAAACAACCAGATGACCACCCAGAGCAACAATGTGCTGGGGGCGCTGCAGCTTGCCCGTAGTGAGGCATTGCGCCGTGGCCAGCCTGTGGTTGCCTGTGGCTCCAGCGATGGCCTGGCCTGCGATGGCCAATGGGGGCAAGGCTGGATCGTCTACGCCAATCCCGGTGCGACCAATACGGGGCCTGGCGGTGCCAACGAAGTGATCCGGGTCGAATATGGCAGCGCGGATATCAACGCCGCTGGCGGGCTGGTGCGCTTCACGGGCCAGGGCGAGCGTCATAACAATAGCGCCGAGCAGATTACACTTTCGCGAGCAGCCTGTGGTCCCGAGCAGCGTCGGATGATCTTTGTGCGCGCCGGTGGGCGAGTTTATGTGGAGAGTCGGCCATGCTGA
- the ileS gene encoding isoleucine--tRNA ligase, whose protein sequence is MTDYKSTLNLPDTPFPMKAGLAQREPEQLARWAQDDLYAAIRARFAGKPKYILHDGPPYANGSIHIGHSVNKILKDIIIKSRTLSGFDAPYVPGWDCHGLPIEHKVEQKVGKPGHKVDAATFRAECRKYAASQVDGQREDFKRLGVFGDWDRPYLTMDYAFEANIIRALGRIVDNGHLQKGFKPVHWCLDCGSALAEAEVEYQDKQSFSIDVAFPVVDAADFAARTGVTADQVAVAIWTTTPWTLPANKAVAVHPELDYVVLSGAGRALVVASELADTVAARAGMEAPARSAIFKGAALESLLLQHPFLGTQVPVILGDHVTTDAGTGCVHTAPGHGQDDFIVGQRYGLDTDSPLLDNGVFAQGAPVVGGLHVTKANEPVLDALREAGHLVADEKITHSYPHCWRHKTPLIFRATAQWFVSMDQAGLHARANEAVNQVTWLPDWGKARIEGMLRDRPDWCISRQRTWGVPIALFVDRETSTPHPETLRLIEAVAKKVEVAGIDAWFELDAEAFLAEQGLGADASRYQKVTDTLDVWFDSGVTHFCVLDQNPALSQPADLYLEGSDQHRGWFQSSLLTSLAIRNTPPYKTVLTHGFTVDEDGRKMSKSLGNVIAPQEVTSTLGADILRLWVAATDYRGEMSVSHNILKQMGDAYRRIRNTARFLLANLNGFDPATNALAPDDMLALDRWVVHRAAALQDEIRGLYDSFQFHQVYQRIHHFCAVDLGGFYLDIIKDRQYTTQTDSRARRSCQTALYHIAEALARWMAPILSFTAEEIWQHLPGERDASVFLVEWYDGLFRLPAEASMDATFWQQVQLAKQAVNKAIEDARNQKVVRANLAADAVLYADEKVQALLACLGDELRFVTITSTATLKPLSEAPADLADSLMPGLKVAITASPHTKCARCWHHREDVGSHPEHPEICGRCVDNIEGQGEVRHYA, encoded by the coding sequence ATGACCGACTACAAGTCGACGCTGAACCTGCCAGACACCCCCTTCCCGATGAAAGCCGGGCTGGCCCAGCGTGAACCGGAACAACTGGCCCGCTGGGCGCAGGATGACCTTTATGCGGCCATCCGCGCGCGCTTTGCCGGCAAGCCGAAATACATCCTGCACGATGGCCCTCCGTACGCCAACGGCAGCATTCATATCGGTCATTCGGTCAACAAGATTCTCAAGGACATCATTATCAAGTCGCGCACGCTGAGCGGCTTTGATGCCCCCTATGTGCCGGGTTGGGACTGCCATGGCCTGCCCATCGAGCACAAGGTGGAGCAGAAAGTCGGCAAGCCCGGGCACAAGGTGGATGCCGCGACGTTCCGCGCAGAGTGCCGCAAATATGCCGCCAGTCAGGTGGACGGCCAGCGCGAGGATTTCAAACGCCTGGGCGTGTTCGGTGACTGGGATCGTCCCTACCTGACCATGGATTACGCCTTCGAGGCGAACATTATCCGTGCGTTGGGGCGTATCGTGGATAACGGCCATTTGCAAAAAGGCTTCAAGCCGGTGCACTGGTGTCTGGATTGCGGTTCCGCGCTGGCGGAAGCGGAAGTGGAATATCAGGACAAGCAGTCCTTCTCCATTGATGTTGCCTTTCCTGTTGTCGACGCCGCCGATTTTGCCGCACGTACCGGCGTCACGGCTGACCAGGTGGCGGTGGCGATCTGGACCACCACGCCCTGGACCCTGCCGGCCAACAAGGCGGTGGCCGTGCATCCGGAGCTGGATTACGTCGTACTGAGCGGCGCCGGTCGGGCATTGGTCGTGGCGTCTGAACTGGCCGACACCGTGGCGGCGCGCGCCGGCATGGAGGCGCCTGCGCGTTCAGCCATCTTCAAAGGGGCGGCGCTCGAAAGCCTGCTGTTGCAGCACCCGTTCCTGGGCACGCAGGTGCCGGTGATTCTGGGTGATCACGTCACCACCGATGCCGGTACCGGTTGCGTGCACACCGCGCCCGGCCACGGTCAGGATGACTTTATTGTCGGCCAGCGCTATGGCCTGGACACCGACAGCCCCTTGCTGGACAACGGAGTGTTTGCACAAGGCGCGCCCGTGGTAGGCGGCCTGCATGTGACCAAGGCGAACGAGCCGGTGCTGGATGCCCTGCGCGAAGCCGGTCATCTGGTGGCGGATGAAAAAATCACCCACAGCTATCCGCATTGCTGGCGCCACAAGACGCCGCTGATCTTCCGTGCCACGGCGCAGTGGTTTGTGAGCATGGATCAGGCGGGCCTGCATGCGCGCGCCAACGAGGCGGTCAACCAGGTGACCTGGCTGCCGGATTGGGGCAAGGCACGTATCGAAGGCATGCTGCGTGATCGCCCGGACTGGTGCATCTCGCGCCAGCGCACCTGGGGCGTGCCCATTGCCCTGTTCGTGGACCGCGAAACCAGCACGCCGCACCCGGAAACATTGCGGCTGATTGAAGCCGTGGCGAAGAAAGTCGAAGTGGCCGGTATCGACGCCTGGTTCGAACTGGATGCCGAGGCTTTCCTGGCGGAACAGGGGTTGGGCGCCGACGCCAGTCGCTACCAGAAAGTCACCGACACGCTGGATGTGTGGTTCGATTCCGGCGTGACACATTTCTGTGTGCTGGATCAGAACCCGGCCCTGTCGCAGCCCGCTGATCTGTATCTGGAAGGCTCCGATCAGCACCGCGGCTGGTTCCAGTCCTCGCTGCTGACCAGCCTGGCGATCCGCAACACGCCGCCCTACAAGACCGTGCTGACCCACGGTTTTACCGTGGACGAAGACGGCCGCAAGATGTCCAAGTCGCTGGGCAATGTGATCGCGCCGCAGGAAGTGACGTCGACCCTCGGCGCCGACATCCTGCGTCTGTGGGTAGCGGCCACCGACTATCGCGGCGAGATGAGTGTGTCGCACAATATTCTCAAGCAGATGGGCGATGCCTACCGCCGCATCCGTAATACGGCGCGTTTCCTGCTGGCCAACCTGAACGGCTTTGATCCGGCCACCAATGCGCTGGCACCGGACGACATGCTGGCGCTGGACCGCTGGGTCGTGCACCGTGCGGCGGCCTTGCAGGACGAGATTCGCGGCCTGTACGACAGCTTCCAGTTCCATCAGGTGTATCAGCGCATCCATCATTTCTGTGCTGTGGATCTGGGCGGTTTTTATCTGGATATCATCAAGGACCGCCAGTACACCACGCAGACCGATTCGCGCGCCCGACGTTCCTGCCAGACGGCGCTGTATCACATCGCCGAAGCGCTGGCGCGCTGGATGGCGCCGATTCTCAGCTTTACCGCCGAGGAAATCTGGCAGCACCTGCCCGGTGAGCGGGACGCATCCGTATTCCTGGTGGAGTGGTACGACGGCCTGTTCCGTCTGCCCGCCGAGGCGAGCATGGACGCGACCTTCTGGCAGCAGGTGCAACTGGCCAAGCAGGCGGTGAACAAGGCCATCGAAGACGCCCGGAACCAGAAGGTGGTGCGCGCCAATCTGGCCGCTGACGCTGTGCTGTATGCCGATGAGAAGGTGCAGGCGCTGCTGGCGTGTCTGGGTGATGAGCTGCGCTTCGTGACGATTACCTCCACCGCCACGCTGAAACCGCTGTCCGAAGCGCCTGCCGATCTGGCGGACTCGCTGATGCCCGGGTTGAAGGTGGCCATTACGGCTTCACCGCACACCAAGTGTGCGCGCTGCTGGCACCACCGCGAGGACGTGGGCAGCCATCCGGAGCACCCCGAGATCTGCGGCCGCTGTGTGGACAATATCGAAGGGCAGGGCGAGGTGCGTCACTATGCCTGA
- the pilV gene encoding type IV pilus modification protein PilV, translating into MLRTRAKQRGFSLMEVLVALLILSIGLLGLAGLQTRGIQMNHSAHLASQANYLGYDILDRMRANREAALAGNYNRRLNDGPPAGDSIAAQDVREWLLVILGDEERAGLLPQEGNGTGAAINVDNDGRTTVTISWLDARWTEDEDERIRTIIIQSQL; encoded by the coding sequence ATGCTGAGAACCCGCGCGAAGCAACGTGGCTTCAGTCTTATGGAAGTGCTGGTGGCGCTGCTGATCCTGTCGATCGGTCTGCTCGGGCTGGCGGGACTGCAGACGCGTGGCATTCAGATGAACCACAGTGCGCATCTGGCCAGTCAGGCCAACTATCTGGGGTATGACATTCTCGACCGCATGCGGGCCAATCGGGAGGCCGCCCTGGCGGGTAACTACAATCGTCGGCTTAATGACGGTCCTCCGGCCGGTGACTCCATCGCAGCGCAAGACGTACGCGAGTGGTTGCTGGTGATTCTTGGCGATGAAGAACGCGCAGGACTGCTGCCCCAGGAGGGTAATGGAACAGGCGCTGCAATCAACGTCGATAATGACGGCCGTACCACGGTGACGATCTCGTGGCTTGATGCTCGCTGGACTGAGGACGAAGACGAGCGTATTCGAACCATAATAATCCAGAGTCAGCTATGA
- the lspA gene encoding signal peptidase II, which translates to MPEANNWLGPVSWRRLHWLWITLVVLVLDLWTKGWADAALTLYQPVEILPFFNLTLAYNEGAAFSFLAGAGGWQRWFFSIIAVIASVVILVWLLRGRDGPVVALALALILGGALGNLWDRIVHGHVVDFLDFHWAGWHFPAFNVADMGISVGAALIILDMFMAGRRSHD; encoded by the coding sequence ATGCCTGAGGCAAACAACTGGCTGGGCCCGGTGTCCTGGCGTCGCCTTCACTGGTTGTGGATCACGCTGGTGGTGCTGGTGCTGGACCTGTGGACGAAAGGCTGGGCCGATGCCGCGCTGACCCTGTATCAGCCGGTGGAGATCTTGCCGTTCTTCAATCTGACGCTGGCCTACAACGAAGGCGCGGCCTTCAGTTTTCTGGCCGGTGCGGGCGGCTGGCAGCGCTGGTTCTTCAGCATCATTGCGGTGATCGCCAGTGTGGTGATTCTGGTCTGGCTGCTGCGCGGCCGTGACGGCCCCGTGGTGGCCCTGGCCCTGGCCCTGATCCTGGGGGGCGCGCTGGGCAACCTGTGGGATCGCATCGTGCACGGCCATGTGGTGGACTTTCTCGATTTCCACTGGGCAGGCTGGCATTTTCCGGCGTTCAACGTGGCCGACATGGGGATTTCCGTGGGCGCCGCGCTGATCATTCTGGACATGTTTATGGCAGGCAGACGTTCCCATGACTGA
- the proB gene encoding glutamate 5-kinase, producing the protein MSQQQDQAQSMEQQDSRRRARWVIKIGSALLTNNGAGLDTHLMQRWVDQMVALRAQGIEVVVVSSGAVAEGMRRLGWSQRPDSIHALQAAAAVGQMGLVQAWESRFQVHGLHTAQVLLTHDDLSDRTRYLNGRATLLTLLRLQVVPVVNENDTVVTDEIRFGDNDTLAALVANLVEADRLVILTDQNGLYERDPRKDPEAPLIREAQASDPRLMEVAGGSGGPLGRGGMITKVRAATLAARSGARTTIASGRSPEVLAALAAGEAPGTTLLPDTSPYNARKQWLAGHLQMRGRLTLDAGAVKRLREAGSSLLPVGVTAVQGQFSRGEMVACEDEQGQRVACGLVNYDADEAARLVRRKSSEIQAILGYRNEEELIHRDNMVVF; encoded by the coding sequence ATGAGTCAGCAGCAGGATCAGGCACAGTCAATGGAGCAGCAGGACAGTCGCCGCCGGGCGCGCTGGGTCATCAAGATAGGCAGCGCGCTGCTGACCAATAACGGCGCCGGGCTGGATACCCACCTGATGCAGCGCTGGGTCGACCAGATGGTGGCTCTGCGTGCACAGGGCATCGAAGTGGTCGTGGTGTCCTCTGGCGCGGTGGCCGAAGGGATGCGCCGCCTCGGCTGGTCGCAGCGCCCTGACTCCATACATGCCCTGCAGGCTGCTGCGGCCGTGGGCCAGATGGGGCTGGTGCAGGCCTGGGAATCCCGTTTCCAGGTGCACGGGTTGCACACCGCCCAGGTGTTGCTGACCCACGATGACCTGTCTGACCGCACCCGTTATCTGAATGGCCGTGCCACCCTGCTGACGCTGCTGCGCCTGCAGGTGGTTCCCGTGGTCAACGAGAACGACACCGTGGTCACCGATGAAATCCGGTTCGGTGATAACGATACCCTGGCGGCGCTGGTGGCCAATCTGGTCGAGGCCGATCGCCTGGTGATCCTCACGGACCAGAATGGTCTGTATGAACGCGACCCGCGCAAGGACCCGGAGGCCCCGCTGATCCGTGAGGCCCAGGCTTCCGATCCGCGCCTGATGGAGGTGGCGGGCGGTTCCGGTGGCCCGCTGGGGCGTGGCGGCATGATTACCAAGGTGCGTGCGGCCACGCTGGCCGCCCGCAGCGGCGCCCGCACCACCATCGCCAGCGGCCGCAGCCCTGAAGTGCTGGCAGCGCTCGCTGCGGGCGAAGCGCCGGGCACTACCCTGTTGCCCGATACCAGCCCCTACAATGCCCGCAAACAATGGCTGGCCGGGCACCTGCAGATGCGCGGCCGCCTGACTCTGGATGCGGGCGCCGTCAAGCGCCTGCGCGAAGCCGGTTCGAGCCTGTTGCCTGTGGGCGTCACCGCCGTGCAGGGCCAGTTCTCACGCGGTGAGATGGTGGCCTGTGAGGATGAGCAGGGCCAGCGTGTGGCCTGTGGTCTGGTGAACTACGATGCTGATGAGGCCGCAAGGCTGGTTCGCCGCAAGAGCAGCGAGATCCAGGCTATTCTGGGCTACAGGAACGAAGAAGAGCTGATCCACCGCGACAACATGGTGGTGTTCTGA
- the murJ gene encoding murein biosynthesis integral membrane protein MurJ, giving the protein MPPRPPSGPQDVPPGPAETPPPGRPGRLMASTLVVSSMTLLSRVLGLARDVILARVFGVSAGTDAFFVAFRIPNFLRRLFAEGAFNQAFVPVLSEYKSKGAPEAVRLLVNRVAGTLGSVLILVTVIGVVGAPVLITVFAPGFGDDPYKRALAVEMLRLTFPYLFFIALTAFAGSILNTWGRFAVPAFTPVLLNISLIGAALFATPLFVEERMAVALAWGVLAAGMAQLLFQLPFLARIGLMPRPQVRFGDPGVKKIMALMAPALFGVSVSQINLLLDTVLASLLETGSVTWLYYSDRLVELPLGIFAIAIGTVILPSLSKTHVTASPAEFSRTLDWGVRLVILVGLPAALALSVISEPLLAALFLYGDFTLFDVEQSAASLRAYAFGVVAFMLIKILAPGFFARQDTRTPVKIGIIAMVANMVFNLILVWHLRHVGLALATALSAWLNALLLWRGLSLAGFYTPTPGWGRQLTRIGLAGLAMALGVHYLAASTSLWFEATAWTRAAALLGVVVAGMLIYTLALLLLGMRPRHLRR; this is encoded by the coding sequence ATGCCGCCGCGCCCCCCGAGCGGCCCACAGGATGTGCCTCCCGGCCCGGCGGAGACGCCCCCGCCGGGCCGTCCCGGGCGCCTGATGGCCTCGACCCTGGTGGTCAGCAGCATGACCCTGCTGTCGCGCGTGCTCGGCCTGGCCCGGGACGTGATCCTGGCGCGCGTGTTCGGCGTTTCTGCGGGTACCGACGCCTTCTTCGTCGCCTTCCGCATTCCCAACTTCCTGCGCCGCCTGTTCGCCGAGGGTGCCTTCAATCAGGCCTTTGTGCCGGTGCTCAGCGAATACAAGAGCAAGGGCGCCCCCGAGGCCGTGCGCCTGCTGGTCAATCGGGTGGCGGGCACCCTGGGTTCGGTGCTCATACTGGTCACGGTCATCGGGGTGGTCGGCGCCCCGGTGCTGATCACCGTGTTTGCTCCGGGGTTCGGGGATGACCCCTACAAGCGCGCCCTGGCCGTGGAAATGCTGAGGCTGACCTTCCCGTACCTGTTCTTTATCGCCCTGACCGCCTTTGCGGGCAGCATCCTCAACACCTGGGGCCGCTTTGCCGTACCCGCCTTTACCCCGGTGCTGCTGAATATCAGCCTCATTGGCGCCGCCTTGTTCGCCACCCCCCTGTTTGTGGAAGAGCGCATGGCCGTGGCCCTCGCCTGGGGTGTGCTGGCCGCCGGCATGGCGCAGCTGTTGTTCCAGTTGCCGTTCCTGGCGCGCATCGGCCTGATGCCGCGCCCCCAGGTGCGCTTCGGCGACCCCGGCGTGAAAAAGATCATGGCCCTGATGGCGCCCGCCCTGTTCGGCGTCTCCGTCAGCCAGATCAACCTGCTGCTCGACACCGTGCTCGCCTCCCTGCTGGAAACCGGCAGCGTCACCTGGCTCTACTATTCCGATCGCCTTGTCGAGCTGCCCCTGGGTATCTTCGCCATCGCCATCGGCACCGTGATCCTGCCAAGCCTGTCGAAGACCCATGTCACGGCGTCCCCGGCGGAATTTTCCCGTACCCTCGACTGGGGCGTGCGCCTGGTGATCCTCGTCGGTCTGCCCGCCGCCCTGGCCCTGTCCGTGATCAGCGAGCCTCTTCTGGCCGCCCTGTTCCTGTATGGCGACTTCACCCTGTTCGATGTGGAGCAGTCCGCCGCATCCCTGCGCGCCTACGCCTTCGGCGTGGTCGCCTTCATGCTGATCAAGATCCTGGCCCCCGGCTTCTTCGCCCGCCAGGACACCCGCACTCCGGTCAAGATCGGCATCATCGCCATGGTCGCCAACATGGTCTTCAACCTGATCCTCGTCTGGCACCTGCGCCACGTCGGCCTGGCCCTGGCCACGGCCCTGTCTGCCTGGCTCAACGCCCTGCTGCTCTGGCGCGGCCTCAGCCTGGCAGGTTTCTATACCCCGACCCCGGGCTGGGGGCGCCAACTCACCCGCATCGGTCTGGCTGGCCTGGCCATGGCCCTGGGCGTCCATTATCTTGCCGCCAGCACCAGCCTCTGGTTCGAGGCCACGGCCTGGACCCGCGCCGCCGCCTTGCTGGGTGTGGTGGTGGCCGGCATGCTGATTTATACCCTCGCGCTGCTGCTTCTGGGCATGAGGCCTCGTCACCTGCGCCGCTGA
- the ispH gene encoding 4-hydroxy-3-methylbut-2-enyl diphosphate reductase, which translates to MHIRLANPRGFCAGVDRAIDIVNRALEVYGPPVYVRHEVVHNRFVVDDLRNRGAVFVEELDEVPEDAIVIFSAHGVARAVQDEAGRRELRVFDATCPLVTKVHKEVIQYAREGRESILIGHAGHPEVEGTMGQYDTSHGGAIYLVEDEADVAALQVRHPDKLAFVTQTTLSVDDTARIIEALRARFPDIHGPRREDICYATTNRQDAVRQLALETQLVLVVGSPNSSNSNRLRELAERCGTPAHLIDGPEQIDPAWLAGKASVGVTAGASAPETLVRQVVARLNELGGNTPEEVPGREETIRFAMPKGLR; encoded by the coding sequence ATGCACATCCGACTCGCCAACCCTCGCGGCTTCTGCGCTGGCGTAGATCGCGCGATTGATATCGTCAACCGTGCCCTTGAGGTCTACGGTCCACCGGTCTATGTGCGCCATGAAGTGGTCCACAATCGCTTTGTGGTGGATGACCTGCGCAACCGGGGCGCTGTGTTTGTCGAGGAGCTCGACGAGGTGCCCGAAGACGCTATCGTGATCTTCTCCGCCCATGGCGTTGCCCGCGCCGTGCAGGATGAGGCCGGGCGCCGCGAGCTGCGGGTATTTGATGCCACCTGCCCGCTGGTCACCAAGGTGCACAAAGAGGTCATCCAGTACGCCCGCGAGGGCCGCGAGAGCATCCTCATCGGCCACGCCGGGCACCCCGAGGTGGAAGGCACCATGGGGCAATACGACACCTCCCACGGCGGCGCCATCTACCTGGTCGAAGACGAAGCCGATGTGGCGGCCCTCCAGGTGCGCCACCCGGACAAGCTGGCGTTCGTGACCCAGACCACCTTGTCTGTGGACGATACCGCCCGCATCATCGAGGCGCTGCGTGCCCGCTTCCCCGATATCCATGGCCCGCGCCGCGAGGATATCTGCTACGCCACCACCAACCGCCAGGACGCTGTGCGCCAGCTGGCGCTGGAAACCCAGCTGGTGCTGGTGGTCGGCAGCCCCAACAGCTCCAACTCCAACCGCCTGCGCGAGCTTGCCGAGCGCTGCGGCACCCCGGCCCACCTGATCGACGGCCCCGAGCAGATCGACCCCGCCTGGCTGGCCGGCAAGGCCTCCGTCGGCGTCACCGCCGGCGCCAGCGCCCCGGAAACCCTGGTGCGGCAGGTGGTGGCTCGCCTGAACGAACTGGGGGGTAACACCCCGGAAGAGGTGCCCGGGCGTGAAGAGACCATCCGCTTTGCGATGCCGAAAGGGCTGCGCTGA
- a CDS encoding FKBP-type peptidyl-prolyl cis-trans isomerase gives MTDHLKAGPQKRITLHFAVRLMDGTELDTTFGGEPASFVWGDESLLPGFERALLGLKAGDRRSVFLAAEDGFGDYNPDNVQHFRVDSFPEGSDLSPGVVMNFADAARAELPGVITTVDDDWVTVDFNHPLAGRELTFEVEIIDVAHHAPEQPVTLR, from the coding sequence ATGACTGATCATCTCAAGGCCGGCCCGCAAAAGCGCATCACCCTGCATTTTGCGGTGCGCCTGATGGACGGCACCGAGCTGGACACGACCTTTGGCGGTGAGCCCGCCAGCTTCGTCTGGGGTGACGAGTCGCTACTGCCTGGCTTCGAGCGCGCGTTGCTCGGGCTCAAGGCGGGCGACCGTCGCAGCGTTTTTCTGGCCGCCGAGGACGGGTTTGGTGACTACAACCCGGACAATGTGCAGCATTTTCGGGTCGACAGCTTTCCGGAGGGCAGCGACCTGTCCCCGGGCGTGGTCATGAACTTTGCCGACGCCGCCCGCGCCGAACTGCCCGGCGTCATCACCACCGTGGACGATGACTGGGTCACCGTGGACTTCAATCACCCGCTGGCGGGGCGTGAACTGACCTTCGAAGTGGAGATCATCGACGTCGCCCATCACGCGCCCGAGCAGCCCGTGACCCTGCGCTGA
- the ribF gene encoding bifunctional riboflavin kinase/FAD synthetase: MHLIRGTHNLHRAQYGCVATIGNFDGVHLGHRKILDRVREQARALGVASTVMLFEPQPQEFFAPEQAPARLMSLRDKLRTLAHLGVDQVFCARFDNAFRCQSAEDFVRNLLVDGLGVRHLVIGDDFRFGSGREGDFAYLQQAGRRHGFSVEDTPTCEAAGARVSSTRVRDALARGDLAETEALLGRPYGISGRVHHGDHIGRTLGVPTANLPLRRLRVPITGVFAVTVNGAGLTDHAAVANMGSRPSVNGRDWRLEVHLLDYQGDLYGRHLEVALRHHLRPEKKFDGLDALRDAIHNDIDNARHWFAREGTTL, translated from the coding sequence ATGCATCTGATTCGCGGCACACATAACCTCCACCGGGCCCAGTACGGCTGCGTGGCCACCATCGGCAACTTCGATGGCGTGCACCTTGGCCACCGCAAGATACTGGACCGCGTGCGTGAGCAGGCTCGCGCCCTGGGCGTGGCCAGCACCGTGATGCTGTTCGAGCCGCAGCCGCAGGAGTTCTTTGCACCCGAGCAGGCCCCTGCGCGCCTCATGTCCCTGCGCGACAAGCTGCGCACCCTGGCCCACCTCGGCGTCGATCAGGTCTTCTGCGCCCGTTTCGACAACGCCTTCCGCTGCCAGAGTGCTGAAGACTTTGTGCGTAACCTGCTGGTGGATGGCCTCGGCGTGCGCCATCTGGTGATTGGTGATGATTTCCGCTTCGGCAGCGGACGCGAAGGTGATTTTGCTTATTTGCAGCAGGCCGGCCGCCGCCACGGTTTTAGCGTGGAAGACACGCCCACCTGCGAAGCCGCCGGAGCGCGTGTGTCCAGCACCCGGGTGCGTGACGCCCTGGCGCGTGGCGACCTGGCGGAAACCGAAGCCCTGCTGGGGCGACCCTATGGCATCAGCGGCCGCGTGCACCACGGTGACCATATTGGCCGTACCCTGGGTGTGCCCACCGCCAACTTGCCGCTGCGCCGCCTGCGCGTGCCGATCACCGGCGTGTTTGCCGTCACGGTGAACGGCGCCGGGCTGACAGATCATGCCGCAGTCGCCAATATGGGCAGTCGACCCAGCGTCAACGGCCGCGACTGGCGCCTGGAAGTGCACCTGCTGGATTATCAGGGCGACCTGTATGGCCGCCACCTGGAGGTCGCCCTGCGGCATCATCTGCGGCCGGAAAAGAAGTTCGACGGGCTGGATGCCCTGCGTGACGCCATCCACAACGATATCGACAACGCCAGACACTGGTTTGCGAGAGAAGGCACTACCCTATGA
- the rpsT gene encoding 30S ribosomal protein S20: MANSPQARKRARQAEKRRQHNAAMRSMVRTYLKKVNAAIASGDQQSAQAAYTKAVSVLDKATRKGKFHPNKAARHKSRLNAKVKALGAAA; encoded by the coding sequence TTGGCTAACTCACCGCAAGCGCGAAAGCGTGCTCGTCAGGCGGAGAAGCGTCGTCAGCACAATGCAGCAATGCGCTCCATGGTGCGGACCTACCTCAAGAAGGTAAACGCGGCCATTGCGTCCGGTGACCAGCAGTCTGCTCAGGCAGCGTATACGAAAGCTGTTTCGGTCCTGGACAAGGCCACCCGCAAGGGCAAGTTTCACCCCAACAAGGCAGCTCGCCACAAGAGCCGCCTGAACGCCAAAGTCAAGGCGCTGGGTGCCGCTGCCTGA